A genomic segment from Desulfonatronum lacustre DSM 10312 encodes:
- a CDS encoding ATP-binding protein: protein MPSKTYADRAPGSASLPKTSATLRTGRADANLPQPTWVERMGTGIRDMIRRCGKAGLPEPEIRIDGGFFVLTIRRKKSESGKSRPKSAGEPRHQSSSNRRQPSKRSEPMKECEP, encoded by the coding sequence TTGCCTTCGAAGACCTACGCGGATCGCGCTCCTGGATCCGCGAGCTTGCCGAAGACGTCCGCAACACTCCGCACGGGCAGGGCTGACGCAAACTTGCCCCAGCCAACTTGGGTTGAACGCATGGGAACCGGTATCCGCGACATGATTCGGCGATGCGGGAAGGCAGGGCTTCCGGAACCTGAAATCAGAATTGACGGTGGTTTTTTCGTGTTGACGATTCGGCGAAAAAAGTCTGAGTCAGGGAAGTCGAGACCCAAGTCAGCGGGCGAGCCACGGCATCAGTCATCTTCCAATCGGCGGCAGCCAAGCAAAAGATCTGAACCCATGAAGGAATGTGAACCATGA
- a CDS encoding response regulator, translated as MENAEKLTLLAVDDHQDNLITLRAVVRDAFPDSVLLTALDGRQGIELARSRDPDVILLDIVMPGMDGFEVCRRLKDDEHTRDIPVVFLTALKTGRESRIKALRVGAEGFLPKPIDEVELSAQIRAMAKIKAANNAKRRDQERLAALVLERTQELEQELARRGLVEQALRRAKEQAETANQAKSEFLANMSHEIRTPLNGIMGMMQLLQTTDLTGEQQRFVELSMNSAHRLTRLLSDILDLSRMESGKMEINKVNFDIQETCDAVTDLFALTARERGLALQCVIDPALPRLLNTDEVRLRQILFNLVGNALKYTDQGKVKMTLALAYPASGNVVPLLLTVEDTGIGIPQDRLKAIFDPFVQAEGSYTRKYQGAGLGLAIVRRLVDLLDGTTAIESTVGQGTTVRVILPVGLADPEEESPRSAVRKAPRPESGLNILLAEDDPSNQIPMQRLLEKDGHTVTLAENGRQVLDLLMKPHCFDCILMDVQMPVMDGVQATREIRSEKNAAIPIIAVTAYAMTGDREKFLEAGMDDYLAKPLRREDLQMVLERCTPSQS; from the coding sequence GTGGAAAATGCTGAAAAATTGACGCTGCTGGCTGTTGACGACCACCAGGACAACCTGATCACGCTGCGGGCCGTGGTCCGGGACGCATTCCCGGACAGCGTGCTGCTCACCGCCCTGGACGGTCGGCAAGGCATTGAGCTGGCCCGCTCCCGGGATCCGGACGTGATCCTTCTGGATATCGTGATGCCTGGGATGGACGGCTTCGAGGTCTGCCGTCGGCTGAAGGACGACGAACACACCCGGGACATCCCCGTGGTCTTTCTGACCGCCCTGAAGACCGGCCGGGAAAGCCGCATCAAGGCCTTGCGCGTCGGTGCGGAGGGCTTCCTGCCCAAGCCCATCGACGAGGTGGAACTGAGCGCCCAGATCAGGGCCATGGCCAAGATCAAGGCGGCCAACAACGCCAAGCGCCGGGACCAGGAGCGACTGGCCGCGCTGGTGCTGGAACGCACCCAGGAACTGGAACAGGAACTGGCCCGCCGCGGCCTGGTCGAGCAGGCCTTGCGCCGGGCCAAGGAGCAGGCCGAGACGGCCAACCAGGCCAAGTCCGAATTCCTGGCCAACATGAGCCACGAAATCCGCACTCCGCTGAACGGCATCATGGGCATGATGCAGCTTCTGCAGACCACGGACCTGACCGGCGAGCAGCAGCGCTTTGTGGAACTGTCGATGAATTCAGCCCACCGCCTGACCCGCCTGCTCTCGGACATCCTGGACCTTTCCCGCATGGAGTCGGGAAAAATGGAAATCAATAAGGTCAACTTCGACATCCAGGAAACCTGCGACGCCGTGACCGATCTTTTCGCCCTCACGGCCCGAGAGAGAGGACTGGCCCTGCAATGCGTCATCGACCCGGCCCTGCCCAGGCTGCTCAACACGGATGAGGTACGGCTGCGTCAGATTCTTTTCAATCTCGTGGGCAACGCTCTGAAGTACACGGACCAGGGCAAGGTCAAAATGACCCTTGCTCTGGCCTATCCCGCGTCCGGAAACGTCGTGCCCCTGCTCCTGACCGTGGAAGACACGGGCATCGGCATCCCTCAGGACCGACTGAAAGCCATCTTCGACCCCTTTGTCCAGGCCGAAGGGTCCTACACCCGAAAATATCAGGGCGCCGGACTCGGCCTGGCCATCGTTCGCAGGCTGGTGGACCTGCTGGACGGAACGACCGCCATTGAAAGCACCGTGGGCCAGGGGACCACCGTGCGGGTCATCCTGCCCGTGGGGCTGGCGGACCCGGAGGAGGAGAGTCCGCGCTCCGCAGTCCGTAAAGCGCCGCGTCCCGAATCAGGCCTGAACATCCTGCTGGCCGAGGACGACCCCTCCAATCAGATCCCCATGCAACGGCTACTGGAAAAAGATGGACACACGGTCACCCTGGCGGAGAATGGCCGACAGGTCCTGGACCTGTTGATGAAGCCCCACTGCTTTGACTGCATCTTGATGGACGTGCAGATGCCGGTCATGGACGGGGTGCAGGCGACACGAGAGATCAGATCAGAAAAGAATGCCGCAATCCCCATCATCGCCGTGACAGCCTACGCCATGACCGGGGATCGGGAGAAGTTCCTGGAAGCGGGCATGGACGACTACCTGGCCAAGCCCTTGCGCAGGGAGGATCTGCAGATGGTGCTGGAGCGCTGTACGCCCAGTCAGTCATGA
- a CDS encoding ATP-dependent nuclease, with protein MHCVNHLIIKNFRACREVSLPLEGYTPLVGQNNTGKSTILQAIGWVLKPTALSKQDYYDPSQPVEVIACVDGITDEVLSRISEQRHRTAIEPYCRGGRLWIRATAEGTSAKGLKKEVWDIEQCVDRNYPDRWRNYPTGLPQAVSVLLPEPLIVQAMHDIGEDLGKAKAGTTIKNLLDEIMEPLLEAHAELNGALDTIRSILTANGDQRSDHLQQFDTDATDALAHFFPGLALELDLQMVDVKEFFKAGDLHVTDKLTGDRRRFDQMGTGAQRAIQMALIRYLAETRKEDNGSPSRRLLLIDEPELYLHPQGVRRLRQALAHLSSAGFQVVFSTHSPLMLSRDNAAYTVIVGKTAGEGVTVRKPLRQAVEEAIESAESQSRTLFELSNLAEIYFADRVVLCEGKTDRRLLPLAYEQLNGLPPELDHIAFVSMGSCADIPKALLVLAAMGIRACAVADLDFAYTNARRSGLLECDGSDIQAATQVLARLQPEHGFRLNGNGLPQTDKQAGWLAADVWACFAADDEGGAIAQSSHEALKATRVWVWPQGCIEQITNTDDKGEDAIIEQEQRLRAMSAAEIEEQMPALKACFDWIRSL; from the coding sequence ATGCATTGTGTCAACCATTTGATAATTAAAAATTTCCGTGCCTGCCGTGAAGTCTCATTACCGCTTGAAGGCTATACCCCTTTGGTAGGCCAGAACAACACTGGAAAATCAACGATTCTGCAAGCTATTGGGTGGGTTCTGAAGCCAACTGCGCTCTCAAAGCAGGATTATTATGATCCAAGTCAGCCAGTGGAAGTCATCGCGTGTGTTGACGGTATCACGGACGAGGTTCTGAGTCGCATTTCCGAACAAAGGCACCGAACTGCCATAGAGCCCTATTGTCGTGGTGGCCGATTGTGGATTCGGGCAACAGCAGAGGGCACGTCCGCGAAGGGACTCAAAAAGGAAGTTTGGGATATTGAGCAATGTGTGGATCGTAACTACCCTGACCGTTGGCGAAACTACCCCACAGGGCTCCCGCAGGCGGTTTCCGTTCTCTTGCCTGAACCGCTGATAGTTCAAGCAATGCACGATATAGGCGAAGACCTTGGAAAGGCCAAGGCGGGCACGACGATCAAGAACCTGCTTGACGAAATCATGGAGCCATTACTTGAAGCACACGCCGAGCTTAATGGAGCACTGGATACGATCCGCAGCATCCTGACAGCGAACGGGGACCAACGATCCGATCACTTGCAACAATTCGATACCGACGCCACTGATGCGCTTGCTCACTTTTTTCCTGGCTTAGCCCTTGAGCTGGATCTGCAGATGGTGGACGTTAAGGAGTTTTTCAAGGCGGGAGACCTGCATGTGACCGACAAGTTGACAGGTGACCGGCGGCGTTTTGATCAGATGGGTACCGGTGCGCAGCGAGCGATTCAAATGGCGTTGATCCGCTACCTGGCTGAAACGCGAAAGGAAGATAATGGCAGCCCTTCACGTCGGTTGCTGTTGATAGACGAGCCAGAGCTTTATCTGCATCCGCAAGGGGTGCGGCGCTTGCGGCAGGCACTGGCGCATCTTTCCAGTGCTGGTTTTCAAGTAGTGTTCTCCACACATTCGCCGTTAATGCTCAGCCGCGACAATGCAGCCTACACCGTGATTGTTGGCAAGACCGCCGGGGAGGGCGTAACAGTCCGGAAGCCCTTGCGGCAAGCAGTAGAAGAGGCCATCGAAAGTGCCGAGAGCCAGTCACGCACCTTGTTTGAACTTAGCAATCTGGCCGAGATCTACTTTGCCGACCGGGTTGTGCTCTGCGAGGGTAAGACTGACCGCCGCTTGCTGCCGCTGGCCTACGAGCAGCTAAACGGGCTGCCACCGGAGCTAGATCATATCGCATTTGTCTCGATGGGGTCTTGCGCCGATATACCCAAGGCGTTGTTGGTGCTGGCGGCCATGGGGATTCGAGCCTGCGCTGTGGCAGACCTGGATTTTGCATATACCAATGCGCGACGAAGCGGGCTGCTGGAGTGCGACGGGTCAGACATTCAGGCCGCAACACAAGTACTTGCCCGCTTGCAACCTGAGCATGGATTTAGGCTCAACGGTAACGGGCTACCACAAACTGACAAGCAGGCAGGGTGGCTGGCTGCCGATGTCTGGGCCTGCTTTGCGGCGGACGACGAGGGTGGCGCGATCGCCCAAAGCAGTCATGAGGCACTGAAGGCGACACGGGTGTGGGTTTGGCCGCAAGGCTGTATCGAGCAGATCACCAATACGGACGACAAGGGCGAAGACGCCATTATTGAACAGGAACAGCGGCTGCGCGCCATGAGTGCGGCCGAGATTGAAGAACAGATGCCCGCCCTCAAGGCGTGCTTTGACTGGATCAGGAGTCTTTAA
- a CDS encoding CheR family methyltransferase: MDQHLRQLIDTMQRTIGLDVSCFDHSFLEKTLSSRLEVAGLNPDAYCRRLELDVVEAQALCAALRITYSEFFRNPLTFALLEQVVLPGLLDRAGKRGRGEIRIWSCACAAGQEVYSLAILLDELTADQKDVAHFRIFATDIDETELAAARAGSYDLAAVRNVPLKYIHACFFQHGRRYSLASRIRERVDFSVYDLLAQDSVCPPMSIYGDFDLVFVGNLLYYYNPAIRARILDKLHGCLKPGGYLVTGEAERSLVEQYGAFQTTLTPAPVFRKK, from the coding sequence ATGGATCAGCATCTCAGGCAACTGATCGACACCATGCAGCGGACGATCGGGCTGGATGTTTCCTGTTTCGACCACTCCTTTCTGGAGAAAACCCTTTCTTCCAGATTGGAGGTCGCGGGACTGAATCCGGACGCCTATTGTCGCCGACTGGAGCTGGACGTGGTTGAGGCGCAAGCCTTGTGCGCGGCCCTGCGGATCACGTACAGCGAATTTTTTCGCAACCCTTTGACCTTCGCCTTGCTTGAGCAGGTTGTCCTGCCGGGTCTTCTGGATCGGGCCGGAAAACGCGGGCGCGGGGAGATCCGGATCTGGTCCTGCGCCTGCGCCGCCGGTCAGGAGGTTTACTCCCTGGCCATCCTTCTGGACGAGCTGACCGCGGATCAAAAAGACGTCGCGCATTTTCGCATTTTCGCCACGGACATCGACGAGACGGAGCTGGCCGCGGCCCGGGCCGGCAGCTATGATCTCGCCGCGGTACGCAACGTGCCGCTGAAGTACATCCATGCCTGTTTCTTTCAGCATGGCCGGCGCTACAGCCTTGCCTCCAGGATCAGGGAGCGGGTTGATTTTTCCGTGTACGACCTGCTCGCCCAGGACTCGGTCTGCCCGCCCATGAGCATCTACGGGGACTTTGATCTGGTCTTCGTCGGCAACCTGCTCTACTACTACAACCCTGCAATCCGCGCTCGGATACTGGACAAGCTCCACGGCTGCCTGAAGCCCGGCGGCTACCTGGTCACGGGCGAAGCGGAACGGTCCCTGGTGGAGCAGTACGGAGCCTTTCAAACAACCCTCACGCCCGCGCCCGTGTTCCGAAAAAAATAA
- a CDS encoding ATP-binding protein — MRFEDMKISRQLRLGLGLILLLVVGLAALAWVHSDLLWRQTEGLYDHPLTVRRALSELKVDILVIHWAAEEQHEARTAADELRLARLIQNHEASVERQFAILYERYLGPRADIDRLEQVYRECKTNREEVRRLILGNRSAQARAIDIHTSTGLGSDHLNEMMGHVQVIDDFASLKAEAFYQDARSLHNSLNGQLAFAIAAIILGSMAVAWFLLRGIREPLKTLVAATDRFHQGDMNARSDYRSANEMGALSASFNVMAAGIQTQMQIHAKAALLSETMLRENEVRSFCRELLKVLLEQTGSQAGAIYFLNEAKTAYEHSVSIGLGEKARAAFSAADLEGELGAALATRRIQRITDIPDDTRFAFIAVSGELSPREILTIPVGSDHQVMAMISLSSIHGYDDATMRLVQDVWSVLTARMEGVLAFREARTLADRLAHWNRELEAQKKELGVQADELTEQNIELDMQKRQLEQANRLKNTFLANMSHELRTPLNSVIALAGVLERRLQGAVPEEEYDYLGVIKRNGRHLLALINDILDLARIEAGKEDVAIERFPLKDLVDQVVEVLEPQAREKGIALVVRMGRNLPPLASDFSKCRHILQNIAANAVKFTEQGQVEIAAEQDGEAMVITVTDTGIGIPEDRLSVIFDEFRQADESTSKNYGGTGLGLSIARRYAEMLGGDIAVRSVPGQGTTFTVTLPLILSADKIGTGGREPADLFRTRSRTRGRGLLSEEDGRGKSILLVEDSEPAVIQLRDMLEEQGYDIRTARNGKEALDEINRAVPDAVILDLMMPGVDGFAVLRAIRGQDRTRLLPVLILTAKHVTREELHFLTGNNIHQLIRKGDINRKHLLAAVANMVAPTTGALTTGAVRQDQEHP; from the coding sequence ATGCGTTTTGAAGACATGAAAATCAGCAGGCAACTGCGCCTCGGCCTGGGACTCATCCTGCTTCTGGTGGTCGGACTGGCCGCCCTGGCCTGGGTCCATTCCGACCTGCTCTGGCGGCAGACCGAAGGCCTGTACGACCATCCCTTGACCGTCCGCCGGGCCTTGAGCGAACTGAAGGTGGACATTCTGGTTATTCACTGGGCCGCGGAAGAGCAGCACGAAGCGCGAACCGCGGCGGATGAACTGCGTCTCGCCCGCCTCATCCAGAACCATGAAGCCAGCGTCGAGAGGCAGTTCGCCATTCTCTACGAGCGTTATCTCGGGCCGCGTGCGGATATCGACCGCCTGGAGCAGGTCTACAGGGAATGCAAGACCAACCGGGAAGAAGTCCGGCGCCTGATCTTGGGCAACAGGTCGGCCCAGGCCCGGGCGATTGACATCCATACATCCACGGGGCTGGGCAGCGATCATCTGAATGAAATGATGGGGCACGTCCAGGTGATCGACGATTTCGCCAGCTTGAAAGCCGAGGCTTTTTACCAGGATGCGCGAAGCCTGCACAATTCGCTGAACGGCCAACTGGCCTTCGCTATTGCCGCGATCATCCTCGGCTCCATGGCCGTGGCCTGGTTCCTGCTGCGTGGAATCAGGGAGCCGCTGAAGACGCTCGTGGCCGCGACGGATCGCTTTCATCAGGGAGACATGAACGCCCGCAGCGACTACCGCTCCGCCAACGAAATGGGCGCCTTGTCCGCCTCCTTCAACGTCATGGCCGCCGGGATCCAGACCCAGATGCAGATCCACGCCAAGGCGGCCCTGCTCTCCGAGACCATGCTCCGGGAAAATGAAGTCCGCTCCTTTTGTCGCGAACTGCTCAAGGTCCTGCTCGAACAGACCGGGTCCCAGGCGGGCGCGATCTATTTTCTGAACGAGGCCAAGACCGCCTACGAGCACTCGGTTTCCATCGGCCTGGGCGAAAAAGCCCGCGCCGCCTTCTCCGCCGCGGATCTGGAGGGCGAACTGGGCGCGGCCCTGGCCACCCGCCGCATCCAGCGCATCACGGACATTCCCGACGACACCCGTTTCGCCTTCATCGCCGTGAGCGGGGAACTCTCCCCCCGGGAAATCCTGACCATCCCCGTGGGGTCGGATCACCAGGTCATGGCCATGATCTCCCTGTCCTCCATCCATGGGTACGACGACGCGACCATGCGTCTGGTACAGGACGTCTGGAGCGTGCTCACCGCGCGCATGGAGGGGGTCCTGGCCTTTCGCGAGGCGCGGACCCTGGCTGATAGGCTGGCGCACTGGAACCGCGAGCTGGAGGCCCAGAAAAAGGAGCTGGGCGTGCAGGCCGACGAGCTGACCGAGCAGAACATCGAACTGGACATGCAGAAACGGCAGCTGGAACAGGCCAACCGGCTGAAGAACACCTTCCTGGCCAACATGAGCCACGAGCTGCGCACCCCGCTGAATTCGGTGATCGCCCTGGCCGGCGTGCTTGAACGCAGGTTGCAAGGAGCCGTGCCCGAGGAGGAATACGATTACCTGGGTGTGATCAAACGGAACGGCAGACACCTGCTGGCCCTGATCAACGACATTCTGGACCTCGCGCGGATCGAGGCCGGCAAGGAGGACGTCGCCATTGAACGCTTCCCGCTCAAGGACCTGGTGGACCAGGTCGTGGAAGTGCTTGAACCCCAGGCGAGGGAAAAGGGCATCGCCCTGGTCGTGCGCATGGGCCGAAACCTGCCCCCCCTGGCCAGCGACTTCTCCAAGTGTCGGCACATTCTCCAGAACATCGCGGCCAATGCGGTCAAGTTCACGGAACAAGGGCAGGTGGAGATTGCCGCCGAACAGGACGGGGAGGCAATGGTCATCACCGTGACGGACACGGGCATCGGCATCCCCGAGGATCGCCTGTCCGTGATCTTCGATGAATTCCGGCAGGCCGACGAAAGCACCTCCAAAAATTACGGCGGCACCGGCCTCGGGCTGTCCATCGCCAGGCGCTACGCCGAAATGCTGGGAGGAGACATTGCCGTGCGCAGCGTTCCCGGTCAGGGTACGACCTTCACCGTGACCCTGCCCCTGATCCTTTCCGCGGACAAGATCGGCACGGGAGGACGAGAACCGGCGGACCTTTTCCGCACCCGATCCCGCACCCGAGGACGAGGACTTCTGTCTGAGGAGGACGGCCGAGGGAAGTCCATACTCCTGGTGGAAGACAGCGAACCGGCGGTTATCCAGCTTCGGGACATGCTCGAAGAGCAGGGATACGATATCCGGACGGCCCGCAACGGCAAGGAAGCTCTGGATGAAATCAACAGAGCCGTACCCGACGCGGTGATCCTGGACCTGATGATGCCGGGAGTGGACGGTTTTGCCGTGCTCCGCGCCATCCGCGGACAGGATCGGACCAGGCTTCTGCCCGTGCTGATTCTTACGGCCAAGCACGTCACCCGGGAAGAACTGCATTTTCTTACCGGCAACAACATCCATCAGTTGATCCGCAAGGGCGACATCAACAGGAAACACCTCCTGGCCGCCGTGGCGAACATGGTCGCGCCCACGACCGGCGCGCTGACGACCGGTGCCGTCAGGCAAGACCAGGAACACCCTTAG
- the glpA gene encoding anaerobic glycerol-3-phosphate dehydrogenase subunit A — protein MQQMQTDVLIIGAGAVGTGIARDLALRGVSSVVVERGDINSGASGGNHGLLHSGGRYVAGDVHSARECREENELLKRLAPQCIEECGGLYVAVAGDDEQYIADFPGWCQAAGIQAQSVALADARSMEPALSENLIAAYTLPDASLDPFRLSLENLAHAKALAGSTLLTRTAVHGFELDRGRIVRVRLKDMTQGETRTVVVSQVINAAGAWAGRVAGLAGAVIPLLCSQGTLLVTHDRLAERVVHRLRPPGDGDILVPGGTVSILGTTSVTIADPDLARPTVREADVNVVHGAEMVPALAGVRYIRAYCGVRPLLAAGSSDSGQDGRAVSRGFLLFDHERDGLTNFCSVVGGKLTTFRLMAEQTVDLVCRRLGNAAPCRTREVSLPSIDRCAWTEPGRSAKVWVMGHATDDEILCECEMVSASAVDDLLDDCRGNFPDPELQPLGKRSRVGKGACQGAFCGLRVASHLYDTGALSSRRGLETVRDFFQERFKGQRPILWGAQLVQSELAEALHCGLLGLEFPAPEALEDPEAELSHE, from the coding sequence ATGCAACAGATGCAAACGGATGTACTGATCATCGGCGCGGGCGCCGTGGGCACGGGGATTGCCCGGGATCTGGCCTTGCGGGGAGTTTCTTCCGTGGTCGTCGAACGCGGGGATATCAATTCCGGGGCCTCCGGGGGCAATCACGGGTTGCTGCACAGCGGGGGGCGGTACGTGGCCGGGGACGTTCATTCCGCTCGGGAGTGTCGGGAAGAGAACGAGCTGTTGAAACGTCTGGCCCCTCAATGCATCGAGGAATGTGGAGGACTTTACGTGGCCGTGGCCGGGGACGACGAGCAATACATCGCGGATTTTCCAGGATGGTGCCAGGCTGCGGGGATTCAGGCGCAAAGCGTCGCTTTGGCCGATGCCCGGAGCATGGAGCCCGCTCTGAGCGAAAACCTCATCGCCGCCTACACCCTGCCCGACGCCTCTCTGGACCCGTTCCGCCTTTCCCTGGAAAACCTGGCCCATGCCAAGGCCCTGGCCGGGAGCACCCTGCTGACCCGGACCGCGGTTCACGGCTTTGAACTGGATCGCGGCCGGATTGTCCGGGTGCGCTTGAAGGATATGACCCAAGGAGAAACCCGGACCGTCGTCGTCTCCCAGGTGATCAACGCCGCCGGGGCCTGGGCCGGGCGCGTGGCCGGTCTCGCGGGAGCAGTGATCCCTCTGCTTTGCTCCCAGGGGACCCTGCTGGTGACCCATGACCGCCTGGCCGAACGGGTCGTGCATCGCCTCAGGCCTCCCGGAGACGGCGACATTCTCGTTCCCGGAGGCACGGTTTCCATCCTGGGCACCACCAGCGTGACCATCGCCGACCCCGACCTGGCCAGGCCCACGGTCCGGGAGGCGGACGTCAACGTGGTCCACGGCGCGGAAATGGTCCCGGCTTTGGCCGGTGTCAGGTATATCCGGGCCTATTGCGGTGTGCGCCCTCTTCTTGCCGCGGGTTCTTCGGATTCGGGCCAGGATGGGCGAGCCGTGAGCCGGGGTTTCCTGCTCTTTGACCATGAACGTGACGGACTGACCAATTTTTGCTCCGTGGTTGGCGGCAAGCTGACCACCTTTCGACTGATGGCCGAGCAGACCGTCGATCTGGTTTGCCGTCGTCTGGGCAATGCCGCACCATGCCGGACACGAGAGGTGTCGCTGCCTTCCATTGACCGCTGCGCCTGGACCGAACCGGGACGCTCCGCCAAAGTCTGGGTCATGGGCCATGCCACGGACGACGAGATCCTTTGCGAGTGCGAAATGGTTTCGGCCAGCGCGGTGGACGACCTTTTGGACGATTGCCGGGGCAACTTTCCCGACCCTGAACTCCAGCCCCTGGGCAAGCGCAGCCGGGTGGGCAAGGGAGCCTGTCAGGGTGCGTTTTGCGGTTTGCGCGTGGCCTCGCATTTGTACGACACCGGAGCACTGTCCTCACGGCGCGGGCTTGAAACCGTGCGCGATTTTTTTCAGGAGCGCTTCAAAGGGCAACGTCCGATTCTCTGGGGGGCGCAGCTGGTGCAGTCGGAATTGGCCGAAGCCCTGCATTGCGGTTTGCTGGGCCTGGAATTCCCAGCGCCAGAGGCCCTGGAGGACCCGGAGGCTGAATTGTCACATGAATGA
- a CDS encoding (Fe-S)-binding protein, which translates to MNPDPSPEITSSVFRRRAHDLLPRDGNYTMCLSCGLCSSGCPASGLADMDPRKFVRMAALGLGGELLKTPWVWMCTLCKRCQHVCPMNIDIPSLIYHARTCWPREQRPKGVVASCDQSLRTKTGSAMGASPEDFEFVVDDVLEEVHAVQKGFELLRAPMNKPDSFFFLNQNSREPMTEPDEMVPLWKILDHVGADWTYGSLGWAAENYCMFAADDAAWERIVREKVKAVEDLGAKVWLNTEUGHEFYAVRVGLQKFGITPNFRLESIITWYARWIREGKLPVTSDWNRDLGIKFTVQDPCQLVRKSLGDDIANDLRFVVKSVVGPENFVEMYPCKSNNYCCGGGGGALQAGFPEARRAYGLRKRDQILATGATYCIAPCHNCHSQIHDLADHFGHNWHTVHLWTLICLSLGMLGENERTYLGGDLKGLAVRHALHD; encoded by the coding sequence ATGAATCCGGACCCCTCGCCCGAGATCACCTCCTCCGTCTTTCGACGCCGGGCCCACGACCTCCTTCCCCGGGACGGCAACTACACCATGTGTCTGAGCTGCGGCCTGTGCTCCTCCGGATGCCCGGCATCCGGCCTGGCGGATATGGATCCCCGCAAATTCGTCCGCATGGCCGCCCTGGGTCTGGGCGGAGAACTGCTCAAGACTCCCTGGGTCTGGATGTGCACCCTGTGCAAACGCTGCCAGCACGTCTGCCCAATGAACATCGACATCCCCAGCCTGATCTACCACGCCCGGACCTGCTGGCCCCGGGAGCAACGGCCCAAAGGCGTGGTCGCCTCCTGCGACCAGTCCCTGCGCACGAAAACCGGCTCAGCCATGGGAGCCAGCCCCGAAGATTTCGAGTTCGTCGTCGATGATGTCCTGGAAGAGGTCCATGCGGTTCAAAAAGGCTTTGAACTGTTGCGGGCCCCCATGAACAAGCCGGATTCCTTTTTCTTCCTGAATCAGAATTCCCGGGAACCCATGACCGAGCCGGATGAAATGGTCCCGCTCTGGAAAATCCTGGACCATGTCGGCGCGGACTGGACGTACGGTTCTTTGGGCTGGGCCGCGGAAAACTACTGCATGTTCGCGGCGGATGACGCAGCCTGGGAGCGGATTGTCCGGGAGAAGGTCAAGGCCGTGGAGGATCTGGGAGCCAAGGTCTGGCTGAACACGGAGTGAGGCCACGAATTCTACGCGGTCCGGGTCGGGCTGCAAAAATTCGGCATCACCCCGAACTTTCGCCTGGAAAGCATCATCACCTGGTACGCTCGCTGGATCCGGGAGGGCAAGCTGCCCGTGACCAGCGACTGGAACCGCGACCTGGGGATCAAGTTCACCGTGCAGGACCCGTGTCAATTGGTCCGCAAATCCCTGGGCGACGACATCGCCAACGATCTGCGCTTCGTGGTCAAAAGCGTGGTCGGCCCCGAAAACTTCGTGGAAATGTATCCCTGCAAGTCCAACAATTATTGCTGCGGAGGCGGAGGCGGCGCGCTCCAGGCAGGCTTTCCCGAAGCCCGCAGGGCCTACGGACTCCGCAAGCGGGATCAGATCCTGGCCACCGGAGCCACCTACTGCATCGCCCCCTGCCACAACTGCCACTCCCAGATCCACGACCTGGCCGACCACTTCGGCCACAACTGGCACACCGTCCACCTCTGGACCCTGATCTGCCTCTCCCTGGGCATGCTCGGCGAAAACGAGCGGACGTATCTTGGGGGGGATTTGAAGGGGCTGGCGGTGCGTCATGCCCTTCATGACTGA